One window of the bacterium genome contains the following:
- a CDS encoding FG-GAP-like repeat-containing protein: MTQHRERTPSLTRAARLMAALAVAAALHAAPAGAGNPNWPNGPGDDPRDALPDDPLYAAQWSHWSYIPESAMNTIRPAEIALGSGIHVDRAWQVTVGQPSVVIAACDTGVHWDDLDLVEKIPLNTGELPLPEGASVHDANGDDRVNVRDYDMDSRVFDANGNGVIDANDLTRIFEDGIDGDDNGYIDDIAGWDFLWDDNNPFDDTDAKHGTGVAARTAGRTNDGYGYAGTCPECMLMPLRVSDGFVGYVNHFNEAAFYAVDNGARVILHANSTINFTPATRQAIDYAWDHDILYVTILGDAASFHHVYPGALPRAFTVQSFVHDTRNFENAASYLRLSNCSGFGPRALVGASYDCASVPTGIVAGVAGLVYSRGIEVALDPPLSAGEVWQLLIGTVDDVDIPDSWGDPEQFESRPGWDHHFGYGRINARRAIDRIAPGTIPPVAEIVSPDWFAFIDPARVDEIAVTFTAAARRAPSFAYTLEAAPGVEPWEHEFIELCANDGVTTDAEVTCPLDPSALSNRADDPVESPFQYNATLRLTVTDSLGNRAVDRRTFYIRRDAALMPTSPLLLESSLEGSPQPVDMDGDGVPELVIAQMNGRVDVIDATGASEPGWPVFVDAYPAFDGASPANHLAARAYSDGLIEPFRQGIWGTPAVGDLDGDGGRDVVVTTMEGFVYAWDADGNLRFGFPVAVDPANAHAADAASRVEIGIYAAPVIADLTGDGRLEIVAAAMDGFVYAWDAGGEILAGFPVACWDPEGLALPARFIASPAVGDLNGDGILDIVAGTTQIDERNGLAYAIHGDGALHDGGPFLPGWPVRIAGVTQEILPFLGYGIAASPSLADFDGDGRVEAAFLAGISMPVGIDGDGSPTWSGLVALFGKQSAATQFAGLSGMSFLTWADVNADNVPDLLSAGLSVNYMKLLSDYGHRILWESYLYGLDGRTGRQLPYFPLLAEDLMVANGPTVAHLDADVSPEILIGTGGYILHAYNQFGEEAEGFPKFTGQWVSTTPIVADLTGNGYYEVVAGSRDGSIFIWRTCSPAGRTLETRGFHHDERNTGNYTSSILETYAPVDPYDPFCGDPPPNDDDDDDATGDDDASGNDDADVADAGDDDDDEGCCGC, translated from the coding sequence ATGACGCAGCATCGCGAACGCACGCCGTCCCTCACTCGCGCGGCGCGACTGATGGCCGCGCTGGCTGTCGCGGCGGCTCTCCATGCCGCGCCCGCCGGAGCGGGCAACCCCAACTGGCCGAACGGCCCGGGCGACGACCCCCGCGATGCGCTGCCGGACGATCCCCTCTACGCCGCGCAGTGGAGCCACTGGAGCTATATCCCCGAATCGGCGATGAACACCATCCGCCCCGCGGAAATCGCCCTTGGCAGCGGCATTCACGTCGATCGCGCCTGGCAGGTGACGGTCGGGCAGCCGTCCGTCGTCATCGCGGCCTGCGACACGGGCGTCCATTGGGACGACCTCGATCTCGTGGAAAAGATTCCGCTGAACACCGGCGAGCTGCCGCTGCCCGAGGGCGCGAGCGTACACGACGCCAACGGCGACGACCGCGTGAACGTGCGTGACTACGACATGGATTCGCGCGTCTTCGACGCGAACGGCAACGGCGTCATCGACGCAAACGATCTGACGCGCATTTTCGAGGACGGCATCGATGGCGACGACAACGGCTACATCGACGACATCGCCGGCTGGGACTTTCTGTGGGACGACAACAATCCGTTTGACGACACGGACGCCAAACACGGCACCGGCGTCGCGGCGCGCACCGCGGGCCGCACCAACGACGGGTACGGCTACGCGGGCACGTGTCCGGAGTGCATGCTGATGCCGCTTCGCGTGTCGGACGGTTTCGTCGGTTACGTGAATCACTTCAACGAGGCGGCTTTTTACGCCGTCGATAACGGCGCGCGGGTTATCCTGCACGCGAACTCCACGATCAATTTCACGCCCGCGACGCGTCAGGCGATCGACTACGCGTGGGATCACGACATCCTCTACGTCACCATCCTCGGCGACGCGGCGAGCTTCCATCACGTCTATCCGGGCGCGCTGCCGCGCGCGTTCACCGTGCAATCGTTCGTGCACGACACCCGCAATTTCGAAAACGCGGCGTCGTATTTGCGGCTTTCGAACTGCTCGGGCTTCGGTCCGCGTGCGCTTGTCGGCGCGTCCTACGATTGCGCGTCCGTGCCGACGGGCATCGTCGCCGGCGTCGCGGGCCTCGTCTATTCGCGCGGCATCGAGGTCGCGCTCGATCCGCCGCTGTCCGCGGGCGAGGTGTGGCAGCTTCTGATCGGCACCGTGGACGACGTGGACATCCCCGATTCCTGGGGCGACCCGGAACAATTCGAAAGCCGGCCCGGATGGGATCACCATTTCGGTTACGGGCGCATCAACGCGCGCCGCGCCATCGACCGCATCGCGCCGGGCACGATCCCGCCGGTCGCCGAGATCGTCTCGCCCGACTGGTTCGCGTTTATCGATCCCGCGCGCGTCGACGAGATCGCGGTCACATTCACGGCCGCCGCGCGGCGCGCGCCGTCGTTTGCGTACACGCTCGAGGCCGCGCCCGGCGTGGAGCCGTGGGAACACGAGTTCATCGAGCTATGCGCGAACGACGGCGTGACGACGGACGCCGAAGTGACGTGCCCGCTCGATCCCTCGGCGCTTTCGAATCGCGCGGACGATCCCGTCGAGTCTCCGTTTCAATACAACGCGACGCTGCGCCTCACGGTGACCGACAGCCTCGGCAATCGCGCGGTCGATCGCCGCACGTTCTACATCCGGCGTGACGCGGCCCTGATGCCCACGTCGCCGCTGCTGCTCGAAAGCTCGCTCGAAGGTTCTCCGCAGCCCGTCGACATGGACGGCGACGGCGTGCCGGAACTCGTCATTGCGCAGATGAATGGGCGCGTGGACGTCATCGATGCGACCGGCGCCTCCGAACCCGGCTGGCCGGTGTTTGTCGACGCCTACCCGGCGTTTGACGGGGCATCGCCGGCCAATCACCTCGCCGCGCGCGCTTACAGCGACGGTTTGATCGAGCCGTTCCGACAGGGCATCTGGGGCACACCGGCGGTCGGCGACCTTGACGGCGACGGCGGGCGCGACGTTGTTGTCACGACGATGGAAGGCTTCGTTTACGCGTGGGACGCGGACGGCAACCTCCGTTTCGGATTCCCCGTCGCCGTCGATCCGGCGAACGCGCACGCCGCGGACGCCGCGTCTCGCGTCGAGATCGGTATCTACGCCGCGCCGGTCATCGCGGACCTGACCGGCGACGGGCGGCTCGAAATCGTCGCCGCGGCGATGGACGGCTTCGTTTATGCGTGGGACGCCGGCGGCGAAATCCTGGCGGGGTTTCCGGTCGCGTGCTGGGACCCGGAGGGACTCGCCCTGCCCGCGCGATTCATCGCGTCGCCCGCCGTCGGCGACCTGAACGGCGACGGCATCCTCGACATCGTGGCAGGCACGACGCAGATCGATGAGCGCAACGGCCTCGCGTACGCCATCCACGGAGACGGCGCGCTGCACGACGGCGGGCCTTTTCTGCCGGGCTGGCCCGTGCGTATCGCCGGCGTGACGCAGGAAATCCTGCCGTTTTTGGGATACGGCATCGCCGCCTCGCCGTCGCTCGCGGATTTCGACGGCGACGGCCGCGTGGAGGCGGCGTTCCTCGCGGGGATCAGCATGCCGGTCGGCATCGACGGCGACGGCTCGCCAACGTGGAGCGGGCTTGTCGCGCTGTTCGGAAAGCAAAGCGCCGCGACGCAGTTCGCCGGCCTGTCGGGCATGAGTTTTCTGACCTGGGCGGACGTGAACGCGGACAACGTGCCGGACCTGTTGAGCGCGGGACTTTCCGTCAACTACATGAAGCTTCTTTCGGATTACGGCCACCGCATTTTGTGGGAGTCGTACCTGTATGGACTGGACGGACGCACAGGCCGCCAGCTTCCCTACTTCCCGCTGCTTGCCGAAGACCTGATGGTTGCCAACGGCCCGACGGTCGCGCACCTGGATGCGGACGTATCGCCCGAAATCCTCATCGGCACCGGCGGATACATCCTCCACGCGTACAACCAGTTCGGCGAGGAAGCGGAGGGGTTTCCGAAGTTCACCGGCCAGTGGGTATCGACGACGCCGATCGTCGCGGACCTGACCGGCAACGGGTATTACGAAGTCGTGGCCGGATCGCGCGACGGATCGATCTTCATCTGGCGCACGTGCTCGCCCGCGGGCCGCACCCTCGAGACGCGCGGGTTCCACCACGACGAACGCAACACCGGCAATTACACGTCATCGATTCTCGAAACGTACGCGCCCGTCGATCCTTACGATCCGTTCTGCGGCGACCCGCCGCCGAATGACGACGACGACGACGACGCCACCGGTGACGACGACGCGTCCGGTAACGATGACGCGGATGTCGCCGACGCGGGCGACGATGATGACGATGAAGGATGTTGCGGCTGCTGA
- a CDS encoding phosphomannose isomerase type II C-terminal cupin domain has product MPENERPWGYYEVLLEESTYKLKRITVCAGKRLSLQYHNRRREHWFIVAGQGVARRGDEDIPVSPGVALDIPQGAVHRIENTGGTDLVFIEVQQGDYFGEDDIVRIEDDFGRT; this is encoded by the coding sequence ATGCCGGAAAACGAACGCCCTTGGGGCTACTACGAAGTTCTTCTCGAAGAGTCGACCTACAAGCTCAAACGCATCACCGTATGCGCGGGCAAGCGCTTGTCGCTGCAATATCACAACCGCCGGCGCGAGCACTGGTTCATTGTGGCGGGGCAGGGCGTGGCGCGCCGGGGCGATGAGGATATCCCCGTTTCGCCGGGCGTCGCGCTCGACATCCCGCAGGGCGCGGTACATCGCATCGAGAATACCGGCGGCACGGACCTCGTGTTCATCGAGGTACAGCAGGGCGACTATTTCGGCGAGGACGACATCGTCAGGATCGAGGACGATTTTGGGCGGACTTGA
- the tatA gene encoding twin-arginine translocase TatA/TatE family subunit, with translation MGLGTTELIIILVIILIIFGVGKLPEIGQGLGKGIKEFRKAQKDEKEIAAKSEEMDDKDDDTTV, from the coding sequence ATGGGCCTTGGGACAACCGAACTCATCATCATTCTCGTCATCATCCTGATCATTTTCGGCGTCGGGAAACTGCCGGAGATCGGCCAGGGCCTCGGCAAGGGCATCAAGGAATTCCGCAAGGCGCAAAAGGACGAAAAAGAGATCGCGGCGAAGTCCGAGGAAATGGACGACAAGGACGACGATACGACGGTCTGA
- a CDS encoding methyltransferase domain-containing protein, giving the protein MIRAMPGLTMHLFSMKGAWSERLARSYNKTVAASDAVYEIIIDELLPPLPPGARVLDIGCGPGRATRHVARRSPGAIVTGVDLSEEMIAAARKLGADQPNLKFEIADAENLPFGEASFDLVMTSASLKHWPHPERGVAEIARVLAPDGAAFLLEVDRQTTANAAHWFTGYWNLPTRLARPFATAYFRRVVCAQGTDEGELKRLFATGVFADVLVRRMGTRPFVFALARKSENSLPEVMEAMRRAKAATFANP; this is encoded by the coding sequence ATGATCCGCGCCATGCCGGGATTGACGATGCATCTGTTCAGCATGAAAGGCGCGTGGTCCGAGCGCCTCGCGCGCTCTTACAACAAGACGGTGGCGGCAAGCGACGCGGTGTACGAGATCATCATCGACGAATTGCTTCCGCCATTGCCGCCGGGCGCGCGTGTGCTCGATATCGGCTGCGGCCCCGGCCGGGCGACGCGCCACGTCGCGAGGCGCAGCCCGGGCGCGATCGTGACCGGCGTCGATCTATCCGAAGAAATGATCGCGGCCGCGAGAAAGCTCGGCGCGGATCAACCGAATCTCAAATTCGAAATCGCCGACGCCGAGAATCTGCCCTTCGGCGAGGCGTCGTTCGATCTCGTCATGACCTCCGCGTCGCTGAAACACTGGCCGCACCCCGAGCGAGGCGTGGCCGAAATCGCGCGCGTGCTCGCGCCCGACGGCGCGGCATTTCTGCTTGAGGTGGATCGCCAAACGACGGCGAATGCGGCGCATTGGTTCACGGGCTACTGGAATCTGCCGACGCGCCTGGCCCGTCCGTTCGCAACCGCGTATTTTCGCCGCGTCGTGTGCGCGCAAGGCACGGACGAAGGCGAATTGAAGCGCCTGTTCGCCACGGGCGTCTTTGCCGACGTGCTCGTCCGCCGCATGGGCACGCGGCCGTTCGTCTTCGCTCTCGCGCGCAAAAGCGAAAATTCGCTCCCCGAAGTGATGGAGGCGATGCGCCGCGCCAAGGCGGCGACGTTCGCCAATCCGTAA
- a CDS encoding ABC transporter ATP-binding protein — protein sequence MLEVRDIHKTYHQGKIPVHAVSGITFTVEPGQFLAITGPSGSGKSTVLNLIGALDEPTKGDILIDGRSITKLSDAERTKMRRTKIGFIFQFFNLLPTMSALENVSLPLLLDGAKRGVAYERAQEILERVGLGPRVNHRPDEMSGGEQQRVAIARALAFDPGLILADEPTGNLDSKSGTLVMEMVTNLAREFQKAVVLVTHDPTSWAYADRLLRIVDGKVVAIEDQTAA from the coding sequence ATGCTTGAAGTCCGCGACATTCACAAGACCTATCACCAGGGCAAGATTCCCGTCCACGCCGTTTCGGGCATCACCTTCACGGTCGAGCCGGGGCAGTTTCTGGCGATCACAGGGCCGTCGGGCTCCGGCAAGTCCACCGTGCTGAACCTCATCGGCGCGCTGGACGAACCGACCAAAGGTGACATCCTCATCGACGGCCGCTCGATCACGAAACTTTCGGACGCCGAGCGCACGAAGATGCGCCGCACGAAGATCGGATTCATCTTCCAGTTCTTCAATCTGCTGCCGACGATGAGCGCACTCGAAAATGTCTCGCTGCCGCTTCTGCTCGACGGCGCAAAGCGCGGCGTGGCCTACGAGCGCGCGCAGGAGATTCTGGAGCGTGTCGGGCTGGGTCCCCGCGTGAATCATCGGCCCGACGAGATGTCCGGCGGCGAGCAGCAGCGCGTGGCGATCGCCCGCGCGCTCGCGTTCGACCCCGGCCTCATCCTCGCCGACGAGCCGACCGGTAACCTCGACAGCAAGTCCGGCACGCTTGTCATGGAGATGGTCACGAATCTCGCCCGCGAGTTTCAAAAGGCCGTCGTCCTGGTGACGCACGACCCCACGTCCTGGGCTTACGCCGACCGCCTCCTGCGTATCGTGGACGGCAAGGTCGTCGCGATCGAGGACCAGACCGCCGCGTAA